The Parambassis ranga chromosome 14, fParRan2.1, whole genome shotgun sequence genome includes a window with the following:
- the bsx gene encoding brain-specific homeobox protein homolog has product MSMNYASAAPTQRSTSFFIEDILLHKPKPLREVIPSPFCSSLASRMPILEYGYPLMPTPILAPHPHHPLHKPEHHQYFFTSGMQMPALFQHHAELPGKHCRRRKARTVFSDSQLSGLEKRFEIQRYLSTPERVELATALSLSETQVKTWFQNRRMKHKKQLRKAQDERKTPGELERCAENSSESELNDKSSEELKQGLEPDSYMLEENDDDVDIEDDICSPDHLL; this is encoded by the exons ATGAGTATGAACTACGCGTCTGCGGCGCCCACTCAGAGGTCCACGTCGTTTTTTATTGAGGACATTTTATTACACAAACCCAAACCGCTCAGAGAGGTCATCCCCTCGCCGTTCTGCAGCTCCCTGGCCTCCCGGATGCCCATCCTGGAGTATGGATACCCACTGATGCCAACCCCGATTCTGGCGCCCCATCCGCACCATCCTCTGCACAAGCCAGAACATCACCAGTACTTCTTCACGTCAG GGATGCAGATGCCGGCCTTGTTCCAGCACCACGCAGAGTTACCGGGTAAGCACTGCAGACGCAGGAAGGCCCGGACGGTGTTCTCCGACTCGCAGCTGTCCGGCCTGGAGAAGCGCTTTGAAATCCAGCGGTACCTGTCCACACCGGAGAGAGTGGAGCTGGCCACGGCGCTCAGCCTGTCCGAGACAcag GTGAAGACGTGGTTCCAGAACCGCAGGATGAAGCACAAGAAGCAGCTGAGGAAAGCGCAGGACGAGCGAAAGACCCCTGGGGAGCTGGAGCGGTGCGCGGAGAACTCCAGCGAGAGCGAACTGAACGATAAGAGCTcggaggagctgaaacaaggCCTGGAGCCGGACTCGTACATGCTGGAGGAAAATGACGACGATGTGGATATCGAGGATGATATTTGCTCCCCGGATCATCTACTATAG